In Arachis hypogaea cultivar Tifrunner chromosome 17, arahy.Tifrunner.gnm2.J5K5, whole genome shotgun sequence, a single window of DNA contains:
- the LOC112766369 gene encoding uncharacterized protein, which produces MAFPVSYSVSELGGGNWFLRLLLGVDVSLALVEGIVASLRCFRDLYNLEKSKQVNAFRCGEYDECIEKATASAANSNKKAVKYAHREDAIIHALELESARVGKELLVVCSRTGIEARGFIFGPPIALAIGAKLVPLRKLKKLPGKVISQEYILEYGRDCLEMHVGAVEAGEHAIVVDDLIATGGTLYAAMDLLASWVITLLSWITHLIWQFFVGKLQQ; this is translated from the exons ATGGCTTTCCCAGTCTCTTACTCGGTGTCAGAGCTTGGAGGCGGCAACTGGTTTCTGCGTCTCTTGCTCGGTGTCGATGTCAGTCTTGCCCTTGTTGAAGGAATAGTTGCTTCGTTGCGTTGTTTCag GGACTTGTATAACCTTGAGAAGTCAAAGCAGGTGAATGCATTTCGTTGTGGAGAGTATGATGAGTGCATCGAGAAGGCGACGGCATCTGCTGCTAATTCGAATAAGAAGGCGGTGAAGTATGCTCACAGGGAGGATGCTATTATTCATGCTCTTGAGCTAGAAAGTGCTCGTGTTGGCAAGGAGCTGTTAGTTGTCTGCTCTAGAACTG GAATTGAAGCTCGGGGATTTATATTCGGTCCTCCCATAGCATTGGCAATAGGAGCAAAGTTGGTACCATTGAGGAAACTAAAGAAGTTACCTG GGAAAGTGATATCTCAAGAGTATATTCTGGAGTATGGAAGGGACTGTCTTGAGATGCATGTTGGAGCAGTTGAAGCTGGTGAACACGCTATAGTGGTTGATGATTTGATTGCAACTGGTGGAACACTCTATGCTGCTATGGACTTACTCG CAAGTTGGGTGATCACTCTTTTGTCTTGGATCACTCATTTGATATGGCAATTCTTTGTTGGTAAGCTCCAGCAATAA
- the LOC112766806 gene encoding uncharacterized protein: MSAPAFLFTVSAATATATALFLICNSRLMRVSPYEKNLTRHHRQQPKRNPEQPKRDPRGKMLFVSQIGTSKALATCLCDLLESKGVVLDLVDARDYEPEALPKENLVLLVASTSEVWNLSPARNFSSNHHLLWGAKFFVNWIQKKANAFKVGAFVVNACSFSAFVVGREVNEGGKNLMAKAANEIRGLGRTAESNADFDSWWGSVVAVLQGAVLGDAADGICGESEPEDVGSSDLKLSMTQRLYILVKNQDFVTKQTEPCVSFSSTTRHRLLTLPEDNFMKNGTVEPEEVCHIPAQWPLRDDLLIYDGVLPNFKGFCSVGRCFYFAGNARSVLTHPNVGDDRYYSKLWCLKYEDSTWVWSLCGTMFCSQLSPLVVPYDGKLCMFWGDYQIANWVEIYSLKSGLWEKREVPDSALFSDHPLPSSYFLWEDSTKSPKKTLIVLYSFHNNHQLLMSYDVKANRWEKVLCNFPPVPRYCPRKLVRLGCTHYLLIVDFAPMWYIYDLSKKKVVEEVLVDGLEKDVRVSNIFCCQHSSKESLIYIFTGHEEEEEFPQFISYARVRLQLQTFSAKIESKGHLRVGPYYHYRIFAAGDEGNKEKTVV, translated from the exons ATGTCGGCACCTGCATTCTTGTTCACCGTTAGCGCCGCCACGGCCACTGCCACAGCCTTGTTCTTAATCTGCAATTCTCGTCTCATGCGCGTGAGCCCCTACGAAAAGAACCTCACAAGACACCATCGCCAACAACCCAAACGCAATCCCGAACAACCCAAACGCGATCCACGTGGCAAGATGCTCTTCGTTTCCCAAAtcggaacttcaaaagccctagCGACCTGCCTCTGCGATTTGTTAGAGTCGAAAGGCGTCGTTTTGGACCTCGTAGATGCCCGGGATTACGAGCCCGAAGCCCTACCCAAGGAGAACCTCGTCCTCCTCGTTGCTTCAACTTCGGAAGTTTGGAACCTATCTCCCGCACGAAATTTCTCCTCCAATCACCACCTACTTTGGGGAGCAAAGTTCTTCGTCAATTGGATCCAGAAAAAAGCGAACGCCTTTAAGGTTGGAGCGTTTGTTGTGAATGCTTGCAGTTTCAGTGCCTTTGTCGTGGGCAGAGAGGTTAATGAAGGTGGCAAGAATTTGATGGCTAAGGCGGCCAATGAGATTAGGGGTTTGGGGCGCACTGCTGAATCGAATGCGGATTTTGACAGCTGGTGGGGAAGTGTTGTTGCGGTTTTGCAAGGTGCTGTTTTGGGAGATGCTGCTGATGGAATATGCGGGGAATCTGAACCTGAG GATGTTGGTTCTTCTGATCTAAAGCTATCCATGACACAGCGTTTATATATATTGGTGAAAAATCAGGATTTTGTAACAAAGCAAACCGAGCCTTGTGTGAGCTTCTCTAGTACCACCAGGCACAGGTTGTTAACTCTCCCTGAGGACAACTTTATGAAGAATGGCACTGTTGAACCTGAAGAAGTATGTCATATACCTGCCCAATGGCCTCTTAGAGATGATCTATTGATCTACGACGGTGTGTTACCAAATTTTAAAGGATTTTGTTCTGTTGGTCGCTGCTTTTACTTTGCTGGTAATGCGCGTAGTGTTTTAACACATCCGAACGTGGGTGACGATCGGTACTACTCAAAGCTGTGGTGCCTTAAGTATGAGGATTCTACTTGGGTTTGGAGTCTATGTGGAACCATGTTCTGCTCCCAATTAAGTCCCTTAGTAGTCCCATACGATGGCAAATTGTGCATGTTTTGGGGTGACTATCAAATTGCAAATTGGGTTGAGATCTATAGCCTAAAATCAGGTCTATGGGAAAAAAGGGAAGTGCCCGATAGTGCTCTCTTCTCAGATCACCCGTTGCCTAGCTCGTACTTTCTGTGGGAGGACAGCACCAAGAGTCCCAAGAAGACCCTCATTGTATTGTAttcttttcataataatcatcaGTTGCTCATGTCATATGACGTCAAGGCTAACAGATGGGAAAAAGTTTTGTGCAATTTTCCGCCAGTTCCTAGATATTGTCCTAGAAAATTAGTTCGTTTGGGATGTACCCATTATCTTCTGATTGTAGACTTCGCTCCAATGTGGTATATTTATGACTTGTCTAAGAAGAAGGTTGTGGAAGAAGTGCTCGTGGATGGTTTGGAGAAGGATGTGCGGGtatcaaatattttttgttgCCAACACAGTAGCAAAGAAAGTTTGATTTATATATTCACGGGACacgaggaagaggaagaatttcCTCAGTTTATTTCTTATGCCAGAGTCAGGCTCCAACTCCAAACTTTTTCTGCCAAGATTGAATCCAAGGGTCATCTTAGAGTTGGTCCTTATTACCATTACCGTAT ATTTGCTGCTGGAGATGAAGGCAATAAAGAGAAGACTGTAGTTTAG